TTTGCCCATTTTACTGGACTATCCCACACTGAAGAATAAACCTTCGCAAGTTCTTCTGGATAATCTTCAGGAATATCATCCTGAATCTCAAAAGCAATCAAGGGCTTATGTGGAAATTCTCCCTCAAAAAAATGGAAAGGTAGCGCAGATTCCCCCCCAAAATAAGCCTTTTTCTCTTTTCCAAAAACAATTTCAGGAATTTTTCCTGTATATGTTTCTTTTGGTATTGAAAATTTCATTTTTTAACCCCTAAATTTCAAGATAGGAATGAGCATAAAGAGTTTTGCCATTGATTATACTAATTGTTTTCACTACTTCTATTATCTCAGCAGGATTTGCAATTGCAGCGTTGAGCCCTTCATACATTAAAAGAGCAAAAAAATATTTATTTAAAATAGGTCTTAAATGCTTTGGACATCCATTTGAAATATTACTCAGTCCAACTATTGTTTTCATAGGAGGATCATTGAGTTGCTGAAAAAGTTTTATGGCACGCAAAACCTCCTTAGCCTGCTCTTGAGAAGTTGATATTTGAAGCACCAGTGGGTCAAGGTATACATCTTCAAGTGACACTCCAAATTCTACAGCCTTTTCAATGAGCTGAACAGCTATTTCAACCCTTTCTTCAGCATCTCTTGGAAGTCCACTTTTACCAACAGTAAGTGCAATGATTGGAACACTATATTTTGCTGAAAGTTCAAACATAACAAATCGTTCAGGATCAAGAGAAGTTGAATTAATTAAAGGTTTGCCCCATTGATTATTATGCACTTTCAGTCCTGCTTCCATTGCCTTAGAATTTGTTGTATCAAGTGATACCGGAAGAGGAACAACTTCTTGAATAGTTGTTACCATCCACTCCATTACTCCCTCTCCATCATCCTCTGCAGGACCAATGTTTGCCTCTATCATATGAGCACCAGCCTTCCACTGCTCAGTAGCTATCTCATGAATTGGCTTTTTGTCTTTTTTTAAAATGGCTTCACGAACTTTTCTTGAAACAACACTTAAACGCTCGCCAATAATAAGCATAAGTTCCTCCGGTAGAAGTTTAATAAAAAATTTTAACATAATTTATTAATTTCCTAAAATTTTTCAGTAATTTTGATTGCAGTTGGATGTGAGTTTAAAAAATCTCTATTTACTAAAAAGATTGCAAAATAAACAATATTCATTTAAAATTATAAATAAGCAAAATATGAAAGAATCTGTTCAATTTTTTCTGTCATTCCGAAGGGTCTCAATGACCCGAGGAATCTCTAATTTGTTCCAGTATGGAAACAGAGGAGATTCCTTGTCGCTAACGCTCCTTAGAATGACAGTTCTATTGTCACCCCGAGGCAAAGCCGAGGGGTTCTCCTCTGGAGGCTATGGGATTCCTCGCAGACCCTTCGCCTACGGCTCAGGGCTCGCTTCGCTCGGCTCGGAATGACAGAGGAAAAGGCGAATGACATTTATCTCTGTCACCCGAGCGTAAGATAAGGGTCTCCTACATTGGAGGCGAGGAATGACAAAAAGAAAGGCGGAATAACATGAAAAAGCCTTGGTAGATAGATGGGTAATTAAAAAATAACAGAACAAAGACTCTAATAAAAAATAAAAAGGAGGGTTAAATCATGTTTAAGAACCTTACAATTGGTAAAAAACTCATGGTAGGGTTTGGAACTATTATCTTTCTTTTAGTAATTCTTTCAGCCTATACTCTGTACTCTATAATTTCATCAGCTACAAAAGTTCATGACCTTGAAGAAAGATTTGATAAACTTCTTTATGCTGCTGAAATCCAAAGAGAAGTAAATGCCATACATCTAAAAGCAAGAAAAATGTTTTTGATTAATGACATATCAAAGAAACAAGAGATAATGAAAGAAATTGAAGAACATAGGAAATATTACAGAAAAAGAATGGAAGAATTAGGAAAAATTACCCGTAATCAGGAAGGAAAACAAAAACTTCAAAACCTTATAAATGCCTCTAATGAAACAAGAGATGCTAATAATAAAGCATTTCAACTTGCTCTTGCTGGTAAAAATCAGGAGGCTATAGAACTTTATCTCAAGGAAGTTGAATCAAAGGCAGGTAATAGAGAAAAGGCTTTGAATGAGTTAGTGAATTATTATCATAAAACTGCAACCAAAACAACAGTTGATATCAATCAGTCTTTTAATTATGAATTAATCATTTCAATAATTCTGTCAGTTATAAGTATAGCTATCGGAATTTTCTTTGCTCTCTTCATCTCCCGTTCAGTCAAGAAACCTGTAACAGAGCTTAAGGGAGTTTTAGGGAAAGTAGCACAGGGAGACCTCTCAGTTGATATAAAAGTAGAAAGCAAAGATGAACTTGGAATGATTGCACAATCAGTGCATGAAGCAATAACAAGCATAAAGCGCCTTATAGCAGAATCAAAAACCATCTCAAGCTCCCTTGCATCATCTTCTGAAGAACTTTCAGCAACAACAGAGGAGATATCAAGGAATCTCAAATCCCAGACAGAAAGAGCAAGCCAGATAGCATCTGCAGCAGAAGAAATGAGCCAGACAGTAGTAGACATAGCAAAGAACGCATCAAACATAGCAGAAGTAAGTGTAACAACAGCCAGTGTTGCAAAAGAAGGAAAAGACATGACGATGAACACAGCACAAGAGATAAAAGTAATTGAAGGAGCAATAGGGAAACTTTCAGAAGTAATCAATGTATTAGGAGACCGTTCTCGTCAGATAGGAGAGATAGTCACAGTAATAAAAGACATAGCAGACCAGACAAATCTACTTGCATTGAATGCAGCAATAGAGGCAGCTCGGGCAGGAGAGCAAGGAAGAGGCTTTGCAGTAGTTGCAGATGAAGTAAGGAAACTTGCAGAGAGGACAACAAAGGCAACAGATGAGATAGCAGAGATGATAAGAGGAATACAGACAGAGGTAGATGTAGCAGAGGGTTCAATGGAAGATGCAACGAAGAAAGTGGCAAGTGGAGTTGAGCTAAGCAACAAGTCAGCAGAGATACTTGGGCAGATACTGAGCAAAGCACAAGAACTTCAGTCAATGATACAGCAGATAGCATCTGCAACAGAACAGATGTCTTCAGTAACAGACCATATAACACAGGATATAGGAAGCATAGCAGAGGGTTCAAAGGAGATATCCCTTGCAGTGGATCAGTCAGCCCAGACAGCAAGTGATATAGCAAGATTGGGTGGAGAACTAAAAACAGCCATTGATAAATTTAAAGTATAAATCTGAAAGAATTACAAAATAATTTTGTAGCAATGCAAATTAGATAAGTAAAAGGAGGAGTTTATGTTTTTTGAAACATCGCTTTTAACTTTAATTGTAATTATTTTTTTAGCTGTTTACATTCTTAGCAGCGCAATTAAAATTCTGAAAGAATACGAAAGAGGAGTTGTTTTTAGACTGGGTAGAGTTATTCCAGTTAAAGGACCAGGACTTGTTCTTATATGGCCAGTGATTGACAAAATGGTCAAAGTAAGCCTGAGAATTGTTACAATGGATGTTCCTGCTCAAGACATAATTACCAAAGATAATGTCTCAGTAAAAGTCAACGCTGTTGTTTATTTCAGACCAATTGATCCAATCAAGGCAGTAACAGCAGTTGAAGACTTTTATTATGCTACAAGCCAGATTGCCCAAACAACCCTTAGAAGCATTCTTGGACAGAGCGAACTTCAGGATTTGCTCACAAACCGTGAACAGATTAATGCTGAATTGCAGCAGGTTATTGATTCACAAACCGAACCATGGGGAATTAAAGTCACAGCAGTTGAGGTTAAAAATGTTGACCTTCCACAGGAAATGTTAAGAGCAATGGCAAGACAGGCTGAGGCTGAAAGAGAAAGAAGAGCTAAAATTATTCATGCAGAAGGTGAACTTCAGGCTGCGGAAAAGCTTACAGAAGCAGCAAGAATTATATCATCTGAACCAGCAGCTCTTCAATTAAGATATTTGCAAACATTAAAAGAAATCGCCTCTGAAAAAAATTCAACAATTCTCTTTCCGCTACCAATAGATTTAATAACTCCATTCATGGAGCTCATATCTCGTGACAAAAAATAAACTAACCTTTAAAGCACTGCTAAGATTTTCTGCTTTAGCAGTGCTTATTGCTTTATCTGTATTTTTAGCTTATGAATTTGGAATTATTGAATTATTCCTGAATGAAGAAAAACTTAAGAATTTTATTAAATCCCTCGGACCTTTCGGTGTTGTGGGATTTGTTCTTTTACAGGCTTTTCAGGTTGTTGCAGCTCCTATTCCTGGTGAAGTTACAGGATTGCTCGGTGGATATTTGTATGGAACATTTTGGGGAGTAGTTCTTTCAACAGCAGGACTTACACTTGGTTCAGTAATTGCATTTATTCTTGGAAGAATTTTCGGAAAACCCTTTGTTGAAAGAGTTGTTGATCCAATGGTATTAAATAAGTTTGATTATTTACTTCATCATAAAGGTGCTTTTTTAGTATTTTTTCTTTTTCTTATCCCAGGTTTTCCAAAGGACTATTTGAGCTATTTTCTCGGATTAAGCAGACTTTCTTTGTTGGAATTTACAGTAATTGCAGGAGTTGGAAGACTTCTCGGAACTATTCTGCTTTCTTTTGGCGGAGATTACCTCAGACACCATGAGTATGGAAAATTTTTAGGACTTGCCGGTATAGCAGCAGTAATAATGGTGATAGTTTGGTTATTTAAAGATAAAATTGAACGATTACTTAGAATCTGGCATATAAGTAGATACAGAAAAAATAAGCAGAAAAAGTAGCTACCACTTTATCAAAGATGCACCCCATGTAAGTCCTGCACCAAATGCAGCAAGCATTACATAATCACCTCTCTTGATTTTACCCTGCTCATTTGCTTCATCTAATGCAATGGGAATTGATGCTGCAGAGGTATTACCGTATTTATTGATATTTACCATCACTTTTTCCATCGGTAGAGAAAGTCTCTTAGCCATTGCCTGAATAATTCTTATGTTTGCCTGATGAGGAACTAAAAGGCTAAGTTCCGAAGATGTAATACCAGCTTTTTTTAATGTAGCATCCACAACTTCTTCAAGAGTTTTTACTGCAACTTTGAATGTTTCATTGCCTCTCATCTTTATAAAATTAAGTCTCTTTTTAATTACATCTTCTGTAACAGGCATCTGTGACCCACCTGCAGGCATGTGAATAAAATCCCACATTGTCCCATCTGAAAAAATATCTATTATCTGAATTCCTTCATCTTTTTTTGTTGGCTCAACTATGACTGCTCCAGCACCATCAGCAAGTAAAACACAGGTGCTTCTGTCAGTCCAGTCTGTAAATCGTGAAAGCATTTCAGCACCTATAACAAGAGCTCTTTTTGACGCACCTGTTTTTATAAATTTTTCTGCAACAGATAAAGCATAAATAAAGCCTGTGCATGCACCATTAATATCAAAAGCTACTGCATTACTTGCTCCGAGTTTCATCTGAAGAATACAGGCAGCAGATGGAACAAGCATATCAGGAGAGACTGTTGCTACAATTATCAAATCAATATCCTTTGCAGTTAAGTTAGCGTTTTTCAATGCTTTTATTGAAGCCTCAAAGGCAAGGTCACTTGTTGCCTGCTCAGGTGCTGCTATTCTTCTTTCTTTTATTCCTGTTCTCTCAGTTATCCATTCATCTGATGTTTCAACCATTTTTTCAAGGTCATGGTTTGTTAAAATTTTTTCAGGAACATAAGAGCCTGTTGACACTATTCTGGCTTTCATCTCTCTCCTCCGTCTGGTTTAAGCTTTCTGAAATTCTTGTATATATCTGTTTTTTTACCATTTCTGTAGCTACTTTTATTGCATTTTTTATTGCTTTTGCTGAAGACCTTCCATGACATATTATGCTTGTGCCATTAATGCCAAGTAATAAAGCACCACCATATTCAGAGTAGTCTACTTTTTTACGGAAACTTTTTATTGCAGGCTTTATCATCATATAGCCAAGCTTTCCTGTTATTATATCTGCAATTTCTCTTTTAAGCATCTTCATCAATGCTTCAGCAAGTCCTTCACCGACTTTTAGCACAATGTTTCCAACAAATCCATCACATACCACCACATCAGCCTGTCCGAAGAAAATATCTTTTCCTTCAATATTTCCAACAAAATTTAACCTTGAAGACTTGAGGAGTTTAAAGGCTTCTTTTGTAAGTTCATTTCCCTTTGAACCTTCTTCTCCTATGCTTAAAAGAGCTATCTTGGGGGATTGTGAATTAAAAAGTGCTTTATGATAAGCTTCTCCCATGAAAGCAAATTGAACTAAATGTTCAGGTTTGCAATCAACATTTGCTCCTGCATCAAGTAAAATAAAATGTCCCTTTAGACAGGGCATTACAGTAGCTATTGCAGGACGTTCCACATTTGGAAGTTTTCCGAGTAAAAGAAAACTTAAAGCCATCATAGCACCTGAATGTCCAGCACTTATAACAGCATCTGCTTTGCCTGCTTTTACCAGTTCCACAGCTTTTCTCATTGAGGTATTTTTTCTTCTAAGTGCTGAAGATATATTTTCATCCATTTGGATTACATCATCAGCTGGAATAACAGATATGATACCTTTTGTTTCTTTCTTTTCGGGCAAGAAACTTTTTATTTTTTTTTCATCCCCAACAAGAATAATCTCAACTTCAATATCCTGCACTACTTCATAGGCACCTAAGATATTTACTTCAGGGGCGAAATCGCCCCCCATTGCATCAACAGCAATTTTTAACATTTTTAGAATTACTCTTCAACCTCTAAAATTTTTCTGCCTTTATAGGTGCCACAATTAGGACATACCCTGTGTGGAAGCTTGGGCTCCTTACATTCAGGGCATAAAGCAAGATTGGGAGCTGTTGCCTTCCAGTTAGCTCTTCTTTTATCCCTTCTTGAAG
The Thermodesulfovibrio yellowstonii DSM 11347 DNA segment above includes these coding regions:
- a CDS encoding dihydropteroate synthase; its protein translation is MLIIGERLSVVSRKVREAILKKDKKPIHEIATEQWKAGAHMIEANIGPAEDDGEGVMEWMVTTIQEVVPLPVSLDTTNSKAMEAGLKVHNNQWGKPLINSTSLDPERFVMFELSAKYSVPIIALTVGKSGLPRDAEERVEIAVQLIEKAVEFGVSLEDVYLDPLVLQISTSQEQAKEVLRAIKLFQQLNDPPMKTIVGLSNISNGCPKHLRPILNKYFFALLMYEGLNAAIANPAEIIEVVKTISIINGKTLYAHSYLEI
- a CDS encoding methyl-accepting chemotaxis protein, with product MFKNLTIGKKLMVGFGTIIFLLVILSAYTLYSIISSATKVHDLEERFDKLLYAAEIQREVNAIHLKARKMFLINDISKKQEIMKEIEEHRKYYRKRMEELGKITRNQEGKQKLQNLINASNETRDANNKAFQLALAGKNQEAIELYLKEVESKAGNREKALNELVNYYHKTATKTTVDINQSFNYELIISIILSVISIAIGIFFALFISRSVKKPVTELKGVLGKVAQGDLSVDIKVESKDELGMIAQSVHEAITSIKRLIAESKTISSSLASSSEELSATTEEISRNLKSQTERASQIASAAEEMSQTVVDIAKNASNIAEVSVTTASVAKEGKDMTMNTAQEIKVIEGAIGKLSEVINVLGDRSRQIGEIVTVIKDIADQTNLLALNAAIEAARAGEQGRGFAVVADEVRKLAERTTKATDEIAEMIRGIQTEVDVAEGSMEDATKKVASGVELSNKSAEILGQILSKAQELQSMIQQIASATEQMSSVTDHITQDIGSIAEGSKEISLAVDQSAQTASDIARLGGELKTAIDKFKV
- a CDS encoding slipin family protein, translating into MFFETSLLTLIVIIFLAVYILSSAIKILKEYERGVVFRLGRVIPVKGPGLVLIWPVIDKMVKVSLRIVTMDVPAQDIITKDNVSVKVNAVVYFRPIDPIKAVTAVEDFYYATSQIAQTTLRSILGQSELQDLLTNREQINAELQQVIDSQTEPWGIKVTAVEVKNVDLPQEMLRAMARQAEAERERRAKIIHAEGELQAAEKLTEAARIISSEPAALQLRYLQTLKEIASEKNSTILFPLPIDLITPFMELISRDKK
- a CDS encoding TVP38/TMEM64 family protein, whose translation is MTKNKLTFKALLRFSALAVLIALSVFLAYEFGIIELFLNEEKLKNFIKSLGPFGVVGFVLLQAFQVVAAPIPGEVTGLLGGYLYGTFWGVVLSTAGLTLGSVIAFILGRIFGKPFVERVVDPMVLNKFDYLLHHKGAFLVFFLFLIPGFPKDYLSYFLGLSRLSLLEFTVIAGVGRLLGTILLSFGGDYLRHHEYGKFLGLAGIAAVIMVIVWLFKDKIERLLRIWHISRYRKNKQKK
- a CDS encoding beta-ketoacyl-ACP synthase III, translated to MKARIVSTGSYVPEKILTNHDLEKMVETSDEWITERTGIKERRIAAPEQATSDLAFEASIKALKNANLTAKDIDLIIVATVSPDMLVPSAACILQMKLGASNAVAFDINGACTGFIYALSVAEKFIKTGASKRALVIGAEMLSRFTDWTDRSTCVLLADGAGAVIVEPTKKDEGIQIIDIFSDGTMWDFIHMPAGGSQMPVTEDVIKKRLNFIKMRGNETFKVAVKTLEEVVDATLKKAGITSSELSLLVPHQANIRIIQAMAKRLSLPMEKVMVNINKYGNTSAASIPIALDEANEQGKIKRGDYVMLAAFGAGLTWGASLIKW
- the plsX gene encoding phosphate acyltransferase PlsX, whose protein sequence is MLKIAVDAMGGDFAPEVNILGAYEVVQDIEVEIILVGDEKKIKSFLPEKKETKGIISVIPADDVIQMDENISSALRRKNTSMRKAVELVKAGKADAVISAGHSGAMMALSFLLLGKLPNVERPAIATVMPCLKGHFILLDAGANVDCKPEHLVQFAFMGEAYHKALFNSQSPKIALLSIGEEGSKGNELTKEAFKLLKSSRLNFVGNIEGKDIFFGQADVVVCDGFVGNIVLKVGEGLAEALMKMLKREIADIITGKLGYMMIKPAIKSFRKKVDYSEYGGALLLGINGTSIICHGRSSAKAIKNAIKVATEMVKKQIYTRISESLNQTEERDESQNSVNRLLCS
- the rpmF gene encoding 50S ribosomal protein L32; its protein translation is MANPRHRHTPSRRDKRRANWKATAPNLALCPECKEPKLPHRVCPNCGTYKGRKILEVEE